The window GTCGTGAGATCGATGGCCACAACCAGGTATCGGAGCGTGCCCAGACGGCATGATACAACCCGCCACTTGGCGTTGTCGCTTTGGGTATCTGCTGTGCAAAAGGGTGTCCACATCTTTTGGCTCCGTGTCGGCGGCGTCGGCTCGGGCATTGGACAAAGGAGAGAGGTTGGCAGGACAACATCAACGGATAACCGCGAAACAAAGAGGACGCCGGCTCCTCGTCGTCGTCATCGCGATCCTCGTCATCGCTGCCGGCACTTCGATCGCCGTTGCAACCTCCTCCTCGACGACTACCCATCCCACTAAGGTCACCCCAACCAAGGCGTCTGGGACAAAACGACTCGCAGCTACCTTCAATGGTACCGATGGTGTCGAAGCTCGTTGGGTGATCCAACAGAATAAACTACCTGGGACCACCGCCTGGAAGATCACCGGGCCACAGACTCCTGATGCGATCATGGGCTATACCAACCGGCCACAAGCACGCATGGGCCAAACGGTCAATGTCTACGTCTCGACCGTCGCTCCCACGTACCGCATCGAAGCCTTCCGAATGGGCTATTACCAAGGACTCGGCGCTCGGTTGGTCTGGACATCGAAGCAGCTCACCGGCGTGGTACAACCAAACTGTCCAGCCTCTGCCCCCCTCTATATGGTGCAATGCAACTGGCAGCGCTCGACCTCCTTTCCCATCACAAAGGCGTTTGTCCAAGGTGACTACCTCCTAAAACTGGTAGGCGCAGGTGGGCAGCAAAGCTACATTCCCCTCACGGTCTGGGATCCCCACTCCACGGCGACCTATGTCGTCATGAACGCTGTCTTTACCTGGCAGGCCTTTAATCCCTTCGGTGGCTATGACCTCTATCAGGGTGCCACACCTGAACCAGGTTATCCACCTCCCAATCGGTCGCGTGTCCTCTCCTTTGACCGCCCCTATGGTTACGGCGATGGAGCAGCTAACTTCTTGACCAACGAATACCCGCTGGTGCGTTACATGGAAAAGCACGGTCTCAACGTGACCTACTGGACCAACATCACCCTCACGGTCCATGGCAACCTCCTTACCAAACACCAGGCGTTGCTCTCCCTCGGACATGACGAGGAGTGGTCGACAAGGATGCGTGCGAATGCGGTTGCCGCCAGCGCCCACGGCGTCAATCTGGTCTTCTTCGGTGCGAGCCCGATCCTGCGCAAGGTCCGTCTCCAGTCCTCACCCCTTGGACCAAACCTGGAGGTCGTGAATTACCGCGACCCGCAGGCCGATCCACTCTATGGGGTCGACAATGCTCGCGTCACACAGAACTGGTGGGGTCAGCCCCCCGCTAACTCACCCGCCTCGTCCTTGGTGGGCGATACCTATATCGGCTACAACAACAACCTCAGCTTTCCGCTCGTGGTCACCGACGCACACACCTGGCTCTTTGCGGGTACCGGCCTCACTAACGGCTCGAAGATACCAGGTCTCTTGAAGTATGACTTTGACGGCTACGATCCCAGCCGCCCGAACCCCCCCAACGTCGAGATCCTCAGTCACTCGCCAGTTGTAATCGGCTTTGATAACCATAAGACGTACGCCGACACCACGTACGTCACCAACCCCACCAGCAAGGCCGGCATCTTCGAGAGCGGGACCAATAATTGGATCGCTGCCATGCAAGCTTGTCCACCGGGAACCACCTCCTGCCCGAGCCACCTTGTTCGCGTGATGACCGGCAATATTCTCCGACTCTTTGGAGCTGGCCCGACTGGCTTGACCACCCCCTCTACCGCCAACTGGTCGCAGTTTTATTAATCAGCATCCCGGCGACGTTCCACCCGTCCAGCGTTCTAGGAGGATCGATGGCAGCTATCTATATTCACGGTCATGACCCATCGGTCCTCGCGTCACATCGTTGGCGAGGAGCCGAAAACTCCGCTGGCTACCTCGTACCCGTCCTGCGAGAAGACGACACACTACTCGATGTTGGCTGTGGACCAGGAACCATCACACGCGACTTTGCACAACTCCTCTCCAGGGGTCGTGTCATCGCCCTCGACCAAACCGCGCCGATCGTCAAGGAGGCAGTTGGGGCCAGTCCGTACGGCTTTGGCATCGTTGGTGACGCCTACGCGCTACCCTTTGAGAACAAGAGCTTTGACGTCGTCCATGCTCACCAGGTACTCCAACATCTTCGCGATCCACAACGAGCCGTGACCGAGATGGCCAGGGTGGCCCGACGCCACCTCGCCTTCGCCGACGCAGACTATGACCGAATGATGTGGTGGCCTACCTCGGAGGGACTCGAGCGCTGGATGCAGGTCTATCAAGGCATCGCTTCGGCCAATCAAGTCAATCCCAACATTGGCCGCGAACTCCCGTCGCTCGCGCTAGCCTGTGGGCTCGCACACCACAGCGTCAGCACCATCACCTGGACCTACGCCACACCAGAGCTGTGCCATTGGTGGGGCGGGTTATGGGCCGGACGGGTACGGCACTCCACCTTTGCGAGCGAGGCCCTTCGGCTTGGACTCGCCAGCGACGAGGAGCTCGACTTCATCGCCCAAGCCTGGCAGACCTGGGCAAACCAACCTGGAGCGATCTTTGTGATCACATCGGTAGCGATTCTGGCTGAGATCTAGCGCTTCGACAGCTGGGAGCGAGGGCGAAGCACGAGGATCGTGTCCCCAGCTTCGATCACCGGATCCGTCGAGACACCCATGTGGATCTGACCCTGTTTGACGACGCCGAGCAACAACCCCTGCTCGATCGAACGGGCCTGACTGAGCGTACGGCCGATCACCCCCGGGTCGGCGGGATACTCGCGAAACATCATCTCGGGGGAGCGCACCATCTCCAGCAGTAGATCACCAGCGTGGGGAGTCTCGATACTCTTGGCGAGTGTATGTCCCAACAGATCCTCGATCGAGACCGTGGTCTCCACCCCCAAATCCGTGAGTGCCGTCGCAATCCTCGAGGAGTTGGCGACGGCGATGAGTGGGACAGACGGTGCAAGATGTCGGAGCATCACAGCGATCAACAGTGCGTCCTTCTCATCCTCGACAGCGATGAGAAGCCTCGAGGCCCGTTCCGGCTCTGAACGCCGGAGCACCGTCTCGAGAGTTGGATCCCCCTTGATCGTCTCGATCGTTGCCGGGAGACTCTCCAAATTGCTCTCGGCGACCACCACCACCCGCTCTCCCGTGGCTGCGACCTCACTCGCAATCTTGCGCACGGCATCGTGCATCCCATAGATCGCAACAAAACTTCCTTTGGGGGGTCCTTCTCGCATGTGCAAGAGCTTAGCGAGCCGGGTAGCGGTGAGCGATGCCGCCAGAAAAGCAAAGGCGGCGCCAAAGAGTGGAATCGTCGTCACCATCACAAGAATGGCGATCACTCGGCCGACGGTGTTGTGTGGTGTCACATCCCCATAGCCGACGGTTGTCGCTGTGGTGACCGCCCAGTAAAGACCGATGCCAACACTGACATGCTGGGTAAGGGCAAAGGCGATGGCGCCGATCACCAAACAGGTGATCGAAGCGATCAACAGCGTCACAATCTGGCTACGTTTGACCTTCGTCAACAGGACAGCAAACAAAGTGGGCATGGCAGCCACAGCCTACCAGCGCAACACCCGACTCCACCAAGACCACCATGAGAAGCATTTACTGGCGAAAATCAGGAGTCAGCTGCACGGTTCCAGAACGACCCCGCAGATCCAGCACTGCCGCCTCGAAGGGTCCAAGGTCGCGGAGATCGCCGCGGCTCATCAGCGGTCGCGCCCGTCGATGGGTGCTCGTCGTGAGTCGCAAGAGACCTCCGCGCTGCCAGCCCACCTCCTCTCGGTCCACATCCCCAAAGAGCTCCTCCAACATGCGCAGGGTCTCGATATCGCCGATTCCACCGAGGACCACCGTGGTCCCAAAAAGTGTCAAGAGGCCTCGCATGAGTTGTGGCCATCGAAGTCGCGCCTGTGAAAGGTCCTGCAGGGCACCAAGTAGGTGGACACCTTGACTCACCCCTTCAGAGAGCAGCGAGCCAAGCGAGGGGAGCGGAGCAATGTTGGCCATCTCATCAAGGAGTAGGGCCACCATCGGCTGCATCCCCACGACGGTAGCGCGATAGGCAGCACGACGGATCTCGTCAATTAACGCTACCACCACCGGAGCGACGACCGTCTGTACCAGGGACGGAGAGACGATGAGGAGCAGGTCATGACTCACGACAAAGCGTGAGGGTACAAACTCCTCTCCCTCATCCTGGTCGCGGAAACGGTAGGCCCCAAGAGCACCCGAGGTCGAGGAGATGATCGCTGATCGCTCCCTCGCCTCGGTCCCTAAGATCCCTTGAAGTACGCCAAGGGCGCGCACCTCTCCGGCGAATTGGAGAGTATCGGTGGCCTCTCCAAATTCACGCCCGTCGACCCATTGGGCAATCACCGTCGCTGGCACTCCGAGAAGATTGCCCGCCAGCAAGAGCGGTGCGAGAAGGGCCTTCGCGCGATCGATCCAGTGTCGATCCGATGTTCCCCCAGCGCCGAGCGCCACGGCGACAAAGCCCTCAGCCACCAAGACCGCCTCTTCGAAACTGGTTGCCGCCATGACCGGAGACCAACTTGCGCGCTGGACCCCCTCCATGAGTGGCACCTCTCCACTCGGGTCAAAAACCCAAACCTTGCCGACCTCGAGACGACGGGCCAAAATAGCCTCCAGGATATCATTCTTCGTCGAAGTGACGACGACAGCCCCAGGAAAAAGCCGTGCATTGGGAATCACCAACGAGGAGGTCTTCCCAGACCTTGGCGGACCTAACACCAGCAGATGTGACCGATCGGAGGTAAAGAACGGGGCACCACTGGCCTCTCTCCCCAGGTAGAACACCGAAACCTACTCGATAACGAGCTCTTGGCCCAACAACGCGTCGATCTCGTCCTGGGCCACACCAATCTCGGTCAGGATGCCTGTCGAGTCGTAGACAAGCTCGCGCCGGAGCCGTCGCTCCTCTTCGTCATAGTGCCCAAAACGAGGAGCCGGTCCCGGCTGGCACAGGTTTCCTACCTTGACAAAACTCCCCCGCTCCTGATGAAACGGGTGATCAAGCGCCTCGCCCATGGTCAACACCGGCGTCACGCAGGCATCCGAGGTTGCAAACAGCGACTCCCACTCTCCTCGTGTACGACGAAGAAACCGCTCGGTGAAGGCCCTACGCATCTCCGGCCAACGGCGTTGATCATACTGATTATCGGTAGTGAAGCGCTCCCCGAGGTCGAGCACCTCAACAAGCTCCTTGAAGAACTGGGGCTCGAGTGCCCCCACCGCTACCCAACGACCATCCTTGGTGGCATACGTGCAATAGAAGGGGGCACCGCCGTCAAGGAGATTGTTTCCCGGTCCAGATGGCCAGCCATCCTCCTGGAACATCGAATAGATCATCGTCATGAGCAACAAGGAGCCATCGACCATCGCCGCATCCACCACCTGGCCCTTTCCGGTCCGGTGGGATTCGATGAGCGCGGCGAGCACGCCGGCCACAAGCAACATGCCACCGCCACCAAAATCTCCGACCAGGTTCAGTGGAATGGATGGCCCGTGGACCTCGTCCCCGATGGAGCCCAATACACCGGACATCGAGATGTAGTTGATATCGTGCCCCGAACGCGCTGCTTTTGGTCCATCCTGACCCCATCCGGTCATCCGCCCGTAGATCAACCGTGGATTGACAGCCATCAGCTCCGAGGGT is drawn from Ferrimicrobium sp. and contains these coding sequences:
- a CDS encoding N,N-dimethylformamidase beta subunit family domain-containing protein — encoded protein: MAGQHQRITAKQRGRRLLVVVIAILVIAAGTSIAVATSSSTTTHPTKVTPTKASGTKRLAATFNGTDGVEARWVIQQNKLPGTTAWKITGPQTPDAIMGYTNRPQARMGQTVNVYVSTVAPTYRIEAFRMGYYQGLGARLVWTSKQLTGVVQPNCPASAPLYMVQCNWQRSTSFPITKAFVQGDYLLKLVGAGGQQSYIPLTVWDPHSTATYVVMNAVFTWQAFNPFGGYDLYQGATPEPGYPPPNRSRVLSFDRPYGYGDGAANFLTNEYPLVRYMEKHGLNVTYWTNITLTVHGNLLTKHQALLSLGHDEEWSTRMRANAVAASAHGVNLVFFGASPILRKVRLQSSPLGPNLEVVNYRDPQADPLYGVDNARVTQNWWGQPPANSPASSLVGDTYIGYNNNLSFPLVVTDAHTWLFAGTGLTNGSKIPGLLKYDFDGYDPSRPNPPNVEILSHSPVVIGFDNHKTYADTTYVTNPTSKAGIFESGTNNWIAAMQACPPGTTSCPSHLVRVMTGNILRLFGAGPTGLTTPSTANWSQFY
- a CDS encoding methyltransferase domain-containing protein encodes the protein MAAIYIHGHDPSVLASHRWRGAENSAGYLVPVLREDDTLLDVGCGPGTITRDFAQLLSRGRVIALDQTAPIVKEAVGASPYGFGIVGDAYALPFENKSFDVVHAHQVLQHLRDPQRAVTEMARVARRHLAFADADYDRMMWWPTSEGLERWMQVYQGIASANQVNPNIGRELPSLALACGLAHHSVSTITWTYATPELCHWWGGLWAGRVRHSTFASEALRLGLASDEELDFIAQAWQTWANQPGAIFVITSVAILAEI
- a CDS encoding TrkA family potassium uptake protein, with the protein product MPTLFAVLLTKVKRSQIVTLLIASITCLVIGAIAFALTQHVSVGIGLYWAVTTATTVGYGDVTPHNTVGRVIAILVMVTTIPLFGAAFAFLAASLTATRLAKLLHMREGPPKGSFVAIYGMHDAVRKIASEVAATGERVVVVAESNLESLPATIETIKGDPTLETVLRRSEPERASRLLIAVEDEKDALLIAVMLRHLAPSVPLIAVANSSRIATALTDLGVETTVSIEDLLGHTLAKSIETPHAGDLLLEMVRSPEMMFREYPADPGVIGRTLSQARSIEQGLLLGVVKQGQIHMGVSTDPVIEAGDTILVLRPRSQLSKR
- a CDS encoding type IV secretory system conjugative DNA transfer family protein, with amino-acid sequence MFYLGREASGAPFFTSDRSHLLVLGPPRSGKTSSLVIPNARLFPGAVVVTSTKNDILEAILARRLEVGKVWVFDPSGEVPLMEGVQRASWSPVMAATSFEEAVLVAEGFVAVALGAGGTSDRHWIDRAKALLAPLLLAGNLLGVPATVIAQWVDGREFGEATDTLQFAGEVRALGVLQGILGTEARERSAIISSTSGALGAYRFRDQDEGEEFVPSRFVVSHDLLLIVSPSLVQTVVAPVVVALIDEIRRAAYRATVVGMQPMVALLLDEMANIAPLPSLGSLLSEGVSQGVHLLGALQDLSQARLRWPQLMRGLLTLFGTTVVLGGIGDIETLRMLEELFGDVDREEVGWQRGGLLRLTTSTHRRARPLMSRGDLRDLGPFEAAVLDLRGRSGTVQLTPDFRQ
- a CDS encoding CaiB/BaiF CoA-transferase family protein, whose protein sequence is MGPLQGIRVVEMAGIGPAPFAGMILADLGATVIRIDPPKRPGIGADLMGRGKRAIAIDAKKPGAAELIARIVERSSILIEGFRPGVMERLGLGPSELMAVNPRLIYGRMTGWGQDGPKAARSGHDINYISMSGVLGSIGDEVHGPSIPLNLVGDFGGGGMLLVAGVLAALIESHRTGKGQVVDAAMVDGSLLLMTMIYSMFQEDGWPSGPGNNLLDGGAPFYCTYATKDGRWVAVGALEPQFFKELVEVLDLGERFTTDNQYDQRRWPEMRRAFTERFLRRTRGEWESLFATSDACVTPVLTMGEALDHPFHQERGSFVKVGNLCQPGPAPRFGHYDEEERRLRRELVYDSTGILTEIGVAQDEIDALLGQELVIE